One Papaver somniferum cultivar HN1 chromosome 10, ASM357369v1, whole genome shotgun sequence genomic window carries:
- the LOC113319241 gene encoding uncharacterized protein LOC113319241 isoform X1 has product MLALTFPRMNTRMKHLLSFFKTLSSVKVLKVCADSFQVLSEADVFLTNLLAFNNLIHLEGSSIFDCPSFGSESVSIMRRFFRFLQLSPNLESIVFAWGIHFLDIEDDDCWSLDLKCSLPHLKSIKFKHFEGKPMEVNTIKVFLKYPGFSGTVTIVACPSLSKTRQINLKKLVRRLPKLSNCVVKFLMSFEGA; this is encoded by the exons ATGTTGGCTTTGACATTCCCGAGGATGAATACTCGAATGAAACATTTGTTAAGTTTTTTCAAAACTCTGTCAAGTGTGAAGGTCCTTAAAGTATGTGCAGACTCATTTCAG GTTCTAAGCGAGGCAGATGTCTTCTTAACCAATTTGCTGGCATTTAACAATTTGATCCATCTTGAAGGTAGCTCAATTTTTGATTGCCCGAGTTTTGGTTCAGAGTCTGTTTCGATTATGAGAAGATTTTTCAGGTTTCTCCAGCTCTCGCCTAATCTAGAATCGATTGTCTTTGCTTGG GGGATTCACTTTCTTGACATAGAAGATGATGATTGTTGGTCACTTGATCTTAAATGTTCTCTACCACACCTCAAGTCAATTAAATTCAAACATTTTGAGGGGAAACCAATGGAAGTGAACACGATTAAAGTCTTTCTAAAGTATCCCGGTTTCTCTGGCACTGTAACCATTGTTGCTTGTCCAAGTCTCTCCAAAACGCGTCAGATAAATCTAAAGAAGCTGGTACGAAGGCTTCCAAAACTCTCAAATTGTGTTGTTAAGTTCTTGATGAGCTTTGAAGGCGCTTAA
- the LOC113319241 gene encoding uncharacterized protein LOC113319241 isoform X2: MCRLISGSSIFDCPSFGSESVSIMRRFFRFLQLSPNLESIVFAWGIHFLDIEDDDCWSLDLKCSLPHLKSIKFKHFEGKPMEVNTIKVFLKYPGFSGTVTIVACPSLSKTRQINLKKLVRRLPKLSNCVVKFLMSFEGA; encoded by the exons ATGTGCAGACTCATTTCAG GTAGCTCAATTTTTGATTGCCCGAGTTTTGGTTCAGAGTCTGTTTCGATTATGAGAAGATTTTTCAGGTTTCTCCAGCTCTCGCCTAATCTAGAATCGATTGTCTTTGCTTGG GGGATTCACTTTCTTGACATAGAAGATGATGATTGTTGGTCACTTGATCTTAAATGTTCTCTACCACACCTCAAGTCAATTAAATTCAAACATTTTGAGGGGAAACCAATGGAAGTGAACACGATTAAAGTCTTTCTAAAGTATCCCGGTTTCTCTGGCACTGTAACCATTGTTGCTTGTCCAAGTCTCTCCAAAACGCGTCAGATAAATCTAAAGAAGCTGGTACGAAGGCTTCCAAAACTCTCAAATTGTGTTGTTAAGTTCTTGATGAGCTTTGAAGGCGCTTAA